A single window of uncultured Methanospirillum sp. DNA harbors:
- a CDS encoding glycosyltransferase family 2 protein produces the protein MYQDKKIAVVVPAYKEEVLIERTLFSIPDFVDRVYAVDDASPDRTGILIDACAKKNSKIIPIHHSHNKGVGGAIVSGYKQALEDGMDIVTVMAGDNQMDPTFLPELLDPVVKGEVDYSVGNRLINEKFRQGMSKWRFVGNSVLTLLTKIASGYWQLMDPQNGYTAISRRALETISLDAIYPRYGYCNDLLVWLNTFGFRVRNVPHPARYGIERSKIKYSSYIVRLSWLLFNAFFWRLKTKYVLLSFHPLVFFYLFGFFFSFLGFLFGIYAMYFKFLLKNEIFVPAVVSVILFALGVQFILFAMLFDMQEENKGTWY, from the coding sequence ATGTATCAAGATAAAAAAATCGCCGTTGTTGTTCCGGCATATAAAGAAGAAGTGCTTATTGAGCGAACATTATTTTCAATCCCTGATTTTGTGGATCGGGTTTATGCAGTAGATGATGCATCTCCTGATAGAACCGGAATATTGATAGATGCATGTGCTAAGAAGAACTCTAAAATAATACCTATTCATCATTCTCACAATAAAGGGGTCGGGGGAGCAATAGTCTCCGGGTATAAACAGGCACTTGAAGACGGGATGGATATAGTGACTGTGATGGCAGGGGATAACCAAATGGATCCTACTTTTCTTCCAGAACTTCTTGATCCGGTTGTTAAAGGTGAGGTTGATTATTCTGTTGGAAACCGGCTTATAAATGAGAAATTTCGCCAGGGAATGTCAAAATGGAGATTTGTGGGGAATTCAGTATTAACTCTGCTCACGAAGATTGCATCTGGATACTGGCAACTTATGGATCCCCAGAATGGGTATACGGCAATTTCCCGTCGGGCTCTTGAGACAATTTCTCTGGATGCAATCTATCCACGGTATGGATATTGTAATGATCTACTGGTGTGGCTGAATACATTTGGTTTTCGGGTCCGAAATGTTCCTCATCCAGCAAGATATGGGATTGAAAGGTCGAAGATAAAGTATTCTTCTTACATTGTCCGCTTGTCATGGCTGCTATTCAATGCCTTCTTTTGGAGACTTAAAACAAAATATGTATTGCTCAGTTTTCACCCACTGGTTTTTTTTTATCTCTTTGGGTTTTTCTTCAGTTTTTTAGGTTTCCTATTTGGTATCTATGCAATGTATTTCAAATTTCTATTAAAAAATGAGATATTTGTTCCGGCTGTGGTCTCGGTTATATTATTTGCCCTTGGTGTCCAGTTTATATTATTTGCAATGCTTTTTGACATGCAGGAAGAGAATAAAGGGACATGGTATTAA
- a CDS encoding polysaccharide deacetylase family protein, with product MVLLFQIVDVLKSCPDLLDRFLLQEEYENPINDMYGRIPYWASRQREIFHPSVSEYLYQIGHITPIYPQNNEFALCVTHDIDMIFKPIGQKMMDSLEFLLRKDLSCFFCELLSLPNPKNPVYNFEEILLLEKEYGVRSTWFFQALEPGEPEFRYRLTDVSEAIKLITDAGGEIGLHGGFGTSDNFELVQREKKRLERILGKRVTGYRSHYLKFSVPHSWNILSKAGFEYDSTLGYTDCIGFRNGMCHPFNPINLKTLESIDIIEIPLHVMEMSLFQHYMRLNIDEAFKLIREMIDAVHSCGGVFVVNWHNTGLLKESKERILFEKVLGYCEENKAWMARADEIVKWVKNGFR from the coding sequence ATGGTCTTACTTTTTCAGATAGTTGATGTCCTTAAATCTTGTCCAGATCTACTTGACAGGTTCCTTCTTCAAGAGGAATATGAAAATCCAATTAACGATATGTATGGTCGAATTCCATATTGGGCAAGCCGACAACGTGAAATCTTTCATCCATCGGTATCTGAATATCTTTATCAGATAGGCCATATAACTCCAATATATCCGCAAAATAATGAGTTTGCTTTATGTGTTACTCATGACATAGATATGATCTTTAAACCAATCGGACAAAAAATGATGGATAGTTTGGAATTCCTATTGAGAAAAGACTTATCCTGTTTTTTTTGTGAGTTGTTATCGCTTCCAAATCCAAAGAATCCGGTTTATAATTTTGAGGAGATTCTTTTACTTGAAAAAGAATATGGTGTGAGATCGACCTGGTTTTTTCAGGCATTAGAGCCTGGAGAACCTGAATTCAGATATCGGCTTACTGATGTATCAGAAGCTATTAAATTAATTACTGATGCAGGGGGAGAGATTGGATTACATGGGGGGTTTGGTACTTCTGATAATTTCGAGTTGGTGCAGCGAGAAAAGAAACGGCTTGAAAGAATACTTGGAAAGAGGGTTACCGGATATAGGAGCCATTATCTAAAATTTTCCGTACCACATTCATGGAATATTTTATCAAAAGCAGGGTTTGAATATGACTCAACACTTGGGTATACGGATTGTATCGGATTTAGAAATGGAATGTGCCACCCATTCAACCCTATTAACCTGAAAACTCTAGAATCTATTGATATTATTGAGATTCCGTTGCATGTCATGGAAATGAGTTTATTCCAACACTATATGCGTCTTAATATTGATGAGGCATTTAAGTTGATACGAGAGATGATTGATGCAGTTCACTCCTGTGGGGGGGTGTTTGTTGTGAACTGGCATAATACTGGGTTATTAAAGGAAAGTAAAGAACGAATACTATTTGAGAAAGTACTTGGATATTGTGAAGAAAATAAGGCATGGATGGCGAGGGCTGATGAGATAGTAAAGTGGGTGAAGAATGGGTTTCGATAA
- a CDS encoding GNAT family N-acetyltransferase — translation MGFDNGVRILSPEEYHLWDDLVRQSPEGSCFHLGQWIERYAELSGKKEHVYGFFREGSLIGGCSGFADKKIMTSFVSSGPMTPYGGFIFAPSDSTKVREKERVYYSIISKINDSLIKNYDYINLINSPGIVDIRPFIWNKWKSSIYYSYTFYLDKNINERISKKVRNTVNKAKKMDISVNKEYNPESYYQLFIRTFEKQHLIPPISKKFLLQMIEMIILNNFGEMWTARTSSGELVAAEIIIWDNIRAYRWSAVLDPRFKDTGATSFLLSSIFQDLFDKGFHEINLMAGNTPQLSKFISGFNPELRFYFGVEYSNFRYNALKVPFSFYKKKVGVLKRFLNRPVRVI, via the coding sequence ATGGGTTTCGATAATGGGGTCCGAATTTTGTCTCCTGAAGAATACCATCTTTGGGACGATCTGGTCAGACAATCACCTGAAGGTAGTTGTTTTCATCTTGGTCAATGGATTGAAAGATATGCAGAGTTGTCTGGGAAAAAAGAACATGTTTACGGATTTTTTAGAGAGGGTTCCCTTATTGGGGGGTGTTCTGGGTTTGCAGATAAAAAAATAATGACCAGTTTTGTTTCATCAGGACCAATGACCCCATATGGGGGATTTATTTTTGCTCCGTCAGATAGTACAAAAGTGCGAGAAAAAGAACGGGTCTATTATAGTATCATTTCGAAAATAAATGATTCCCTGATAAAGAACTATGATTATATTAATTTAATAAATTCTCCTGGTATTGTGGATATTCGGCCGTTTATCTGGAATAAGTGGAAATCCTCAATTTATTATTCCTATACTTTTTATTTAGATAAAAATATCAACGAGCGTATTTCAAAAAAGGTTAGAAACACTGTGAATAAAGCGAAAAAAATGGATATTTCTGTAAATAAAGAATATAATCCTGAAAGTTATTATCAGTTATTTATCAGAACGTTTGAAAAACAACATCTAATACCCCCAATTTCAAAAAAATTCCTCTTACAGATGATTGAAATGATTATTTTAAATAATTTTGGTGAAATGTGGACTGCTCGGACTTCTAGCGGGGAATTAGTTGCGGCAGAAATTATCATCTGGGATAATATTAGAGCATATCGATGGTCAGCTGTACTCGATCCTCGTTTTAAAGATACTGGGGCAACCTCGTTTTTATTATCATCCATTTTTCAGGATTTGTTTGATAAAGGTTTTCATGAAATTAATCTCATGGCAGGAAACACTCCCCAATTATCAAAATTTATTTCAGGTTTCAATCCTGAATTAAGATTCTATTTTGGTGTTGAGTATTCAAATTTTAGGTATAATGCTTTAAAAGTTCCCTTTTCATTTTATAAAAAAAAGGTGGGCGTCTTAAAGAGATTTCTAAATCGTCCTGTAAGAGTAATATGA
- a CDS encoding glycosyltransferase family 4 protein, with translation MKIGLVSFGYPDNYYRVKYIFTHELVQSLNQKVEIIVFDLSADPTYYNRITLDLFEGIKVYRIPPISSQKCFAKKIKLIRSIISSCNSEKVDFILYNFLNINHLFLMSIFPSNIHKGVIVHGVDAMALWENPIIRFGKRLILKKMDYVFPVSDFTNMLVQPLLPIHEYTKIHLFYNGIKKEKFLDIFNSDKLALKKEMGIPNKKIILSICDLIPRKGIDICIKADKLLKNKGLDFIHIIIGKGPEKKNLLSMAKNLGLDDIIIWIDYVDNDEELVKYYWISDVYTMVSKTTFSPLGVEGFGISYIEAQYLGIPVVGGNSGGVPTAVKHGFTGYLIDPNHQTPEKEVASYILKILTDEELYTQLSKNAHDFVNENFDWEKNSEIIMELITKGYER, from the coding sequence ATGAAAATCGGTCTAGTTTCGTTTGGTTATCCTGATAATTATTATCGTGTTAAATACATTTTTACTCATGAATTAGTTCAATCTTTAAACCAAAAAGTTGAGATTATTGTTTTTGATTTATCAGCAGATCCCACTTATTATAATCGAATTACCCTCGATCTTTTTGAAGGGATTAAAGTATATAGAATTCCTCCTATTAGTTCACAAAAATGTTTTGCAAAAAAAATTAAATTAATTCGGTCAATAATTTCATCATGCAATAGTGAAAAAGTAGATTTTATCCTATATAATTTTTTAAATATTAATCATCTGTTTCTAATGAGTATTTTTCCATCAAATATTCATAAAGGTGTTATTGTTCATGGTGTTGATGCAATGGCCTTATGGGAAAATCCCATTATCCGGTTTGGAAAAAGGCTAATATTAAAAAAAATGGATTATGTTTTTCCAGTAAGTGATTTTACAAATATGTTAGTCCAGCCTTTACTGCCAATTCATGAATACACAAAAATACATCTTTTTTATAACGGGATAAAAAAAGAAAAATTTTTAGACATTTTTAATTCAGATAAATTAGCCCTTAAAAAAGAAATGGGAATTCCAAATAAAAAAATTATCTTAAGTATCTGTGATTTGATTCCTCGAAAGGGTATTGATATCTGCATAAAAGCTGATAAACTTTTAAAGAATAAGGGACTGGATTTTATCCATATTATTATTGGTAAAGGTCCTGAAAAGAAAAATTTATTATCAATGGCAAAAAATCTGGGGTTGGATGATATTATAATATGGATAGATTATGTTGATAACGATGAAGAATTAGTAAAATATTATTGGATTTCTGATGTATATACAATGGTAAGTAAAACAACTTTTTCTCCATTAGGTGTTGAAGGATTTGGAATTTCATATATTGAAGCACAGTACTTAGGGATTCCTGTTGTAGGTGGAAATTCGGGAGGAGTTCCAACTGCTGTGAAACACGGTTTTACGGGGTATCTTATAGATCCAAATCATCAAACTCCAGAGAAAGAGGTTGCTTCATATATTTTAAAAATTCTAACTGATGAAGAGTTATATACTCAATTAAGTAAAAATGCTCATGATTTTGTTAATGAGAATTTTGATTGGGAAAAAAATTCCGAAATAATTATGGAATTAATTACCAAGGGATATGAACGGTGA
- a CDS encoding methyltransferase domain-containing protein: protein MNNIEKLNIGCGTDIKDGWINLDGKNLPGVDIVHDLEVFPWPFVDNQFDEIYMKDVLEHLPNTIQTLEEIYRITKLHGKIFIAVPYWNSWEAITDPTHIKHFNEYSFDFFDPSCILCKNRDYYSFARFKILKMGYVIRPFAPNFELFRVYTIYSPIWQKMLAFFASYLSNIIIGLDFYLERI from the coding sequence ATGAATAATATTGAAAAACTTAATATTGGCTGTGGAACTGACATAAAAGACGGGTGGATTAATTTAGATGGAAAAAATCTTCCCGGGGTTGATATAGTTCATGATTTGGAGGTTTTTCCATGGCCTTTTGTAGACAATCAATTTGATGAAATATATATGAAGGATGTTCTTGAACATCTTCCAAATACAATACAAACTCTGGAGGAAATTTACCGGATTACTAAACTGCATGGTAAAATCTTTATTGCAGTACCATATTGGAATAGTTGGGAGGCCATCACTGACCCTACTCATATCAAGCATTTTAATGAATATTCATTCGATTTTTTTGATCCCTCATGTATTCTCTGCAAAAATCGCGATTATTATTCGTTTGCTCGTTTTAAAATTCTTAAAATGGGATATGTTATTCGGCCTTTTGCTCCAAACTTTGAGTTATTTCGAGTTTACACTATTTATAGCCCAATATGGCAAAAAATGCTAGCCTTTTTTGCATCATATCTTTCAAATATTATTATTGGATTGGATTTTTATTTGGAGAGAATATGA
- a CDS encoding CDP-glycerol glycerophosphotransferase family protein, with translation MKQKMLLSLPIGMSLRNLLLSGVYCELNKKYDVFLITTLNDRDFCQSLAPESIIFIYPPVNKIKGYFRSIFKKIDYFYFWIIHKPKTIEKYILKLKEDSKITYILYSLVVKFWKRVIENSKLRKGILFFYLESNYTFLLLSNDIEVVFIPTIDVQEDIILSNSANNMGIPLIALVHSWDNLPSRGSILFSPDLLLVWNYIMRDQAIEFHGIDSDLIKVVGIPQYDFYKKNIQISTRHCFFKKNNLKEYDNLITYTCVAKHVFPDEEKFIFNLYNLVHQGTFGNCLLIIRLHPTERTEYYKIILKNKNDIYIDIPDSLFAATYSDIHDIKGVENFVNLLYHSDIIINLASTTTIDAAVFDTPVINIGYNSELPDSSWNSAEKWYHSTHFRNILKTGGTTLVFSEQELIITIKKYLENPKRHQQERNRIVEEQCYKIDGKTAQRIVTSIEETNILNLKKRSDLKKGKTKKQLKIY, from the coding sequence ATGAAACAAAAAATGTTGTTATCTCTTCCGATAGGAATGTCCCTTCGAAATCTTTTATTATCTGGTGTTTATTGTGAATTAAATAAAAAATATGATGTTTTTCTTATTACTACTTTAAACGATAGAGATTTTTGCCAATCACTGGCTCCAGAGTCCATAATTTTTATTTACCCACCTGTTAATAAAATAAAGGGGTATTTCAGATCAATCTTTAAAAAAATTGATTATTTCTATTTTTGGATCATTCATAAACCAAAAACAATTGAAAAATACATCCTTAAACTCAAAGAAGATTCGAAAATTACCTATATATTATACTCACTTGTTGTCAAATTCTGGAAGAGAGTAATTGAAAATTCAAAATTGAGGAAAGGAATCCTTTTTTTTTATTTAGAAAGTAATTATACCTTTCTCCTCCTATCAAATGATATTGAAGTAGTTTTTATCCCAACAATTGATGTTCAAGAGGATATTATCTTATCAAATTCTGCAAATAATATGGGGATTCCTTTAATTGCTCTTGTGCATAGTTGGGATAACCTACCCAGTAGAGGTTCAATTCTCTTTTCTCCTGATTTACTTCTGGTATGGAATTATATTATGCGGGATCAGGCAATTGAATTCCATGGCATTGATTCTGATCTGATAAAGGTTGTAGGAATACCACAATACGATTTTTATAAAAAAAATATTCAAATTAGTACACGTCACTGTTTTTTCAAAAAAAATAACCTCAAAGAATACGATAATTTAATCACCTATACATGTGTTGCAAAGCATGTATTTCCTGATGAAGAAAAATTTATCTTTAATCTTTATAATCTAGTACATCAAGGTACATTCGGAAATTGCTTATTAATTATACGATTGCATCCTACTGAAAGGACTGAATATTATAAAATTATTTTGAAAAATAAAAACGACATATACATTGATATACCAGATAGTTTATTTGCTGCAACGTATTCCGATATACACGATATTAAAGGCGTGGAAAATTTTGTTAACTTACTCTATCATAGTGATATCATAATTAACCTTGCTTCAACAACTACGATAGATGCTGCTGTTTTTGATACACCAGTTATAAATATCGGATACAATAGTGAGTTGCCAGATTCTTCTTGGAATTCTGCAGAAAAATGGTATCATTCAACTCATTTTAGAAATATTTTAAAAACAGGTGGTACAACACTGGTTTTTTCAGAACAGGAATTGATTATAACGATCAAAAAATATCTGGAAAACCCAAAACGCCATCAACAAGAGAGAAATAGAATAGTTGAAGAACAATGTTACAAAATCGATGGAAAAACAGCACAGAGAATTGTAACATCGATAGAAGAAACAAATATATTAAATCTAAAAAAAAGGTCTGATTTGAAAAAAGGAAAGACCAAAAAACAACTTAAAATCTATTAA
- a CDS encoding radical SAM protein, with protein sequence MNIGCIYSIYTPEFHKKPISINMIPFGISYVASSLKTSGYHPYILVFTPQTNISRTLTEFIETYHPQLFCLSAVASQISLISNIAKEIKKNYPDIFILLGGVHATLNPEETISMPFFDAICIGEGEVAVCELSRQIELNSNNISGIENLWIKQPDGTIEKNEQGLFIQDLDELPFIDRNLWNNWIFDPNNPEQSILISRGCPNKCSYCSNHILAKKSKGRYVRFRSPMNILGEIKDIIRNYPHINSIWLESETLSMNLSFCYELLGLLENFNKNRQIPIKFRTNLSLNKKILNSDFFILLSHANVDSVNIGVESGSYYIRNSVLRRPNYSNEDIELFCKLSKEFNINVLFFIIIGLPEETIFHYYQTIDCIRQCSPNQVSKYLYYPYPGTDLYSLSKEKGLLSDSVSKKVGPERCTPSLNLPSFSKRRQMIEFILFEYRIYHGKLPSKTIIIYTVKNILQTIPELTKLFTCFSRIRSRL encoded by the coding sequence ATGAATATAGGCTGTATTTATTCAATATATACTCCAGAATTTCATAAGAAACCAATTTCGATAAATATGATTCCTTTTGGGATATCTTATGTTGCATCCTCTCTTAAAACATCAGGTTATCACCCATATATTCTGGTATTTACACCTCAAACAAATATTTCCCGGACATTAACTGAGTTTATTGAAACATATCATCCACAGTTATTTTGTTTATCTGCCGTAGCATCTCAAATCTCGTTAATTTCTAATATCGCAAAAGAAATAAAAAAAAACTACCCGGATATTTTTATTTTACTTGGAGGAGTACATGCTACATTAAATCCGGAAGAAACAATATCCATGCCTTTTTTTGATGCGATTTGCATTGGTGAAGGAGAAGTGGCAGTATGTGAATTATCACGTCAAATTGAACTTAATTCAAATAATATTTCTGGGATTGAAAATTTGTGGATTAAGCAACCAGATGGTACCATTGAAAAAAATGAACAAGGTCTTTTTATCCAGGATCTTGATGAATTACCATTTATTGATAGAAATTTGTGGAATAACTGGATATTTGATCCAAATAATCCAGAACAATCAATTTTAATAAGTCGTGGCTGCCCTAATAAATGTTCTTACTGTTCGAATCATATTCTAGCAAAAAAATCTAAAGGGAGATATGTAAGATTTCGCTCTCCTATGAATATTCTGGGGGAAATAAAAGATATTATACGTAATTATCCTCACATCAATAGCATCTGGCTTGAATCTGAGACACTAAGTATGAATCTTTCATTTTGTTATGAATTATTAGGACTGCTTGAAAATTTTAATAAAAATCGACAAATCCCTATTAAATTTAGAACTAATCTATCATTAAACAAAAAAATACTGAACTCTGATTTTTTTATACTGTTAAGTCATGCAAATGTTGATTCCGTAAATATCGGTGTTGAATCTGGGTCGTATTACATCAGAAACTCTGTTTTAAGGCGCCCAAACTATTCAAATGAAGATATTGAATTATTTTGTAAATTATCAAAAGAATTTAATATTAATGTCTTATTTTTCATAATAATTGGACTACCGGAAGAGACGATATTTCATTATTATCAGACAATAGACTGCATTCGTCAATGTTCACCAAACCAAGTGAGTAAATATTTATACTATCCATATCCAGGTACCGATCTCTACAGTCTTTCTAAAGAGAAAGGATTACTCTCTGATTCTGTTTCTAAAAAAGTGGGACCTGAACGGTGTACACCAAGTTTGAATCTTCCCAGTTTTTCAAAAAGGCGACAAATGATCGAATTCATACTATTTGAATATCGTATCTACCATGGAAAATTACCTTCAAAAACAATTATTATATATACTGTGAAAAATATCCTCCAAACAATCCCGGAACTGACAAAATTGTTCACGTGTTTTTCAAGAATAAGAAGTCGATTATGA
- a CDS encoding acylneuraminate cytidylyltransferase family protein: protein MPNKKILGVITARGGSKRIPRKNIIELCGKPLIYYTIKAAKESKLLHKCIVSSDDDEIIEISKKYGADVPFKRPDYLSTDYTKSVDVLIHAVQYMEEFEHFFPDIIVILEPTSPLRTALDIDLALQIHLDSDADSVVSIIKTDHWHPIRAKKIQGKRLVDYCIEENEGVRRQDLPPAYFRNGAFYSVNRDILISQHQIYGNLISYYIMPDTRSIDINTEIDLQLAELLMKPQLLTK, encoded by the coding sequence ATGCCAAATAAGAAGATACTTGGGGTTATCACTGCCCGCGGAGGTTCAAAGCGAATCCCCAGGAAAAATATCATAGAATTATGTGGAAAACCACTCATTTATTATACGATAAAAGCAGCAAAGGAGAGTAAATTACTGCATAAATGTATTGTTTCAAGCGATGATGACGAGATTATAGAAATTTCAAAAAAATACGGTGCTGATGTCCCATTTAAACGACCAGATTATCTATCAACAGATTATACAAAATCCGTAGATGTTCTCATTCATGCAGTACAATACATGGAAGAATTTGAACACTTTTTCCCGGATATTATTGTAATTCTTGAACCCACTTCTCCGTTGCGTACTGCATTGGATATTGATTTAGCATTACAAATACATCTAGACTCTGACGCTGATTCAGTCGTTTCTATTATAAAAACTGATCATTGGCATCCCATCAGGGCGAAAAAGATTCAAGGGAAAAGACTGGTGGATTATTGTATTGAAGAGAATGAAGGTGTTAGAAGGCAAGATCTTCCACCAGCATATTTTAGAAATGGAGCTTTTTATTCAGTGAATCGTGATATATTGATAAGCCAACACCAAATCTATGGAAATCTCATTAGTTATTATATTATGCCAGATACAAGATCAATCGATATTAATACTGAAATAGATCTCCAACTAGCAGAATTATTAATGAAACCTCAATTACTAACTAAATAA
- the neuC gene encoding UDP-N-acetylglucosamine 2-epimerase, with amino-acid sequence MAGKRKICVVILSRANYGSIKSVMEAIKNHQNLELQLVVGGSTLIPRYGEAIQVIQKDGFNPDELIYMIVEGENPITMAKSTGLAIIELSTCFQKLQPDVILTVGDRYETMATAISASYMNIPLAQTMGGEVSGTIDESIRHAVTKLANIHFPANNNSAQRIIKMGEDPDTVHCVGCPRIDLVAKTLNQNPNIDNNIFEDFKGVGGKIDLKKPFLLVSQHPVTTEYMDARKQIEETLFALQELKMPTILLWPNIDAGSDLISKGIRTFRENNDCSEYLHVFTNLPPEIYTRLMNNCACIIGNSSSAIREGAFIGVPGVNIGTRQNSRDRAKNIIDVGYNRNEIISAIKNQISNGKYPSDNLYGNGDAGVQIAHILSDCNLSVQKRIMY; translated from the coding sequence ATGGCAGGTAAACGAAAGATCTGTGTTGTTATATTAAGTAGAGCAAATTATGGAAGCATAAAATCGGTAATGGAGGCTATTAAAAATCATCAAAACCTTGAACTGCAATTAGTTGTGGGAGGATCAACCCTTATTCCAAGATATGGAGAAGCTATTCAGGTTATTCAAAAAGATGGGTTTAATCCTGATGAACTTATATATATGATAGTTGAAGGGGAGAACCCTATTACGATGGCCAAATCAACTGGCCTTGCAATCATTGAATTATCAACCTGTTTTCAAAAATTACAACCAGATGTTATCCTAACCGTCGGGGATCGATATGAGACCATGGCAACTGCAATATCTGCTTCCTATATGAATATTCCCCTTGCACAGACAATGGGTGGGGAGGTATCAGGAACTATTGATGAATCTATTCGTCATGCAGTAACAAAATTGGCGAATATCCACTTTCCTGCAAATAATAACTCTGCTCAAAGGATAATAAAAATGGGTGAAGATCCTGACACCGTTCATTGTGTTGGATGTCCGAGAATTGATTTGGTTGCAAAAACATTAAATCAAAACCCTAACATCGATAACAATATCTTTGAAGATTTTAAGGGAGTCGGAGGAAAAATCGATTTAAAAAAACCTTTCCTGCTTGTTTCACAACATCCAGTTACTACTGAGTACATGGACGCAAGAAAGCAGATTGAAGAAACACTCTTTGCCCTCCAAGAATTAAAAATGCCAACCATATTACTCTGGCCAAATATTGATGCTGGATCTGATCTCATCTCAAAAGGTATCCGAACATTTCGAGAAAATAACGATTGCTCAGAGTACCTACATGTTTTTACTAATTTACCCCCAGAAATATACACCAGATTGATGAATAATTGTGCTTGTATTATTGGAAATTCAAGTAGTGCAATTCGTGAAGGTGCATTTATAGGTGTACCTGGGGTAAATATCGGAACCCGACAAAACTCCCGCGACAGGGCAAAAAATATTATTGATGTAGGATATAATCGAAATGAAATCATATCCGCAATAAAAAATCAAATTAGTAATGGAAAATATCCATCAGATAACTTGTATGGAAACGGAGATGCAGGAGTTCAAATCGCCCATATATTATCAGATTGTAATTTATCAGTACAGAAAAGGATTATGTATTGA
- a CDS encoding N-acetylneuraminate synthase family protein produces the protein MTNNKKTYIIAEIGMNHDGSIGQAKAFIDAAAEIGVSAVKFQTHIADAETLFNAPGPAYFQSESRYNYFKRTAFSLEEHIQLKIHAEKAGVDFISSPFSLEAVDLLEQVGVKKYKVPSGEITNIPLLEKIAKTGKQILLSSGMSNFLELDEAYQIIKDYHSDIVVMQCSSQYPCPYEEAGLNIIQEIKERYRLPIGFSDHTTGIAASLAAVVLGATVVEKHFTISNKLYGPDSKNSLEPDDFRRMIEGIRQIEIMMNNPVDKNDLSKYHNMKYVFQKSIVSCMNIQAGTIITPEIIALKKPGGGLSPRYYSKIMGKKTNKDILKDSTFDYNDIDWE, from the coding sequence ATGACAAATAACAAAAAAACCTATATTATCGCTGAGATTGGAATGAACCATGATGGTTCAATAGGACAAGCCAAAGCATTTATTGATGCTGCTGCTGAAATTGGTGTATCAGCAGTCAAATTTCAGACCCATATCGCTGATGCAGAAACATTATTTAATGCCCCCGGACCTGCATATTTTCAATCTGAATCACGTTACAATTATTTTAAGCGAACGGCGTTTTCTCTTGAAGAACATATTCAATTGAAAATACATGCCGAAAAGGCTGGAGTTGATTTTATTTCCTCTCCCTTTTCTTTGGAAGCTGTAGATCTTCTTGAGCAAGTCGGTGTAAAAAAGTATAAAGTTCCATCAGGGGAGATTACAAATATTCCCTTACTGGAAAAAATTGCCAAAACCGGGAAACAAATTTTATTATCTTCAGGTATGAGTAACTTCCTTGAACTAGATGAGGCTTATCAGATAATCAAAGATTATCACTCAGATATTGTAGTTATGCAATGCAGTTCACAATATCCCTGTCCCTATGAAGAAGCAGGACTGAATATTATCCAGGAAATAAAGGAAAGATATCGTCTTCCGATAGGTTTTTCTGATCATACTACCGGTATCGCAGCTTCACTGGCAGCAGTTGTTTTGGGTGCAACAGTCGTTGAAAAACATTTTACAATCAGTAATAAGTTGTATGGCCCAGATTCGAAGAATTCATTAGAACCGGATGATTTTAGGCGAATGATAGAAGGAATTCGTCAAATTGAAATCATGATGAATAATCCAGTTGATAAGAATGATTTATCAAAATATCATAATATGAAGTATGTTTTCCAGAAAAGTATTGTGTCATGCATGAATATTCAGGCTGGGACAATAATAACTCCGGAAATAATTGCTTTAAAAAAACCAGGAGGAGGATTAAGTCCCCGATATTATTCAAAGATTATGGGTAAAAAAACCAATAAGGATATACTGAAAGATTCGACTTTTGACTATAACGATATTGATTGGGAATAA